A portion of the Desulfovibrio oxyclinae DSM 11498 genome contains these proteins:
- a CDS encoding DUF4139 domain-containing protein, whose product MVKRLALTALLLLMAVPALAASPVDLTVYQNGTVLVREVRGFELHKGTGEIAVMGLPRSLRPGTLSAESVTAPKLFRVLSSQFRSGGLSSTQILQRHIGKMVQVVLPDTRDTDSRRVAEARLLGVEGARALLELEDGRMWIGPYEAVMLEQAPADAVLSPVMAWRFRNTGPKRQDVALSYLADGMDWNADMVLTRRGHDQWGLKVWATMRNESGRDFKNARLRLVAGEVSSGAPKPMPRNMLKAEVMVMDAAPGGASRSEFGQWHLYDVGEGFSLPQGAVTQVLLFEVPDMPVQRRLLAESNVGVSPRSGTDRRPLEVRLEIDNKDSDQPMPAGTVRVFEPGPEGTPLFAGEDAVPGVPEGGRAVLRLGRAFDVTMERRQTDFSRSGKHRLIVAYELTLRNAREKTAAVRIRERIPGQWKLLSASAEGRREDAGTLVFDLDVPKKDNLTLTYKVQVELK is encoded by the coding sequence ATGGTGAAACGACTGGCTCTGACAGCATTGCTTCTTCTGATGGCTGTGCCGGCATTGGCTGCTTCGCCCGTGGATCTGACCGTTTACCAGAACGGAACCGTACTGGTTCGGGAAGTTCGCGGCTTTGAGCTGCACAAGGGGACCGGAGAAATAGCTGTCATGGGACTGCCCCGCTCCCTGCGGCCGGGGACGCTCTCGGCCGAATCCGTTACCGCGCCGAAACTGTTTCGGGTGCTCTCGTCGCAGTTCAGGTCCGGCGGTCTCTCCTCGACGCAGATTCTGCAAAGACATATAGGAAAGATGGTGCAGGTGGTCCTGCCGGATACGAGAGACACCGACTCGCGTCGTGTGGCCGAGGCCCGGTTGCTTGGGGTGGAAGGCGCCCGTGCCCTGCTTGAGCTTGAGGACGGGCGTATGTGGATAGGCCCTTACGAGGCCGTGATGTTGGAGCAGGCGCCCGCAGACGCCGTACTCTCTCCGGTGATGGCGTGGCGGTTCCGCAATACCGGACCGAAGCGGCAGGATGTGGCACTGTCCTATCTGGCCGACGGCATGGATTGGAACGCGGATATGGTGCTGACCCGTCGTGGTCACGATCAATGGGGCCTGAAGGTATGGGCCACCATGCGAAACGAGAGTGGAAGAGATTTTAAAAACGCCCGGCTGCGGCTGGTGGCGGGCGAGGTGAGTTCCGGTGCCCCAAAGCCCATGCCCCGCAATATGCTCAAGGCCGAGGTTATGGTCATGGATGCGGCCCCGGGTGGCGCTTCGCGCAGCGAGTTCGGCCAGTGGCATCTGTATGATGTGGGCGAAGGGTTTTCGCTGCCGCAGGGGGCCGTAACGCAGGTGCTGCTCTTTGAAGTGCCGGACATGCCCGTGCAGAGACGCCTTCTGGCGGAATCCAATGTCGGCGTATCCCCCCGTTCGGGAACGGATCGTCGGCCGTTGGAGGTTCGGCTCGAAATCGATAACAAAGACTCGGATCAGCCGATGCCCGCCGGAACCGTGCGCGTCTTTGAACCCGGACCGGAAGGAACACCCCTGTTTGCAGGCGAGGACGCTGTTCCCGGCGTGCCCGAGGGCGGCAGGGCCGTCCTGCGGCTCGGACGTGCTTTTGACGTAACCATGGAGCGCAGACAGACCGATTTTTCCCGCTCCGGGAAGCACCGTCTCATTGTGGCATATGAGCTGACGCTGAGGAACGCCCGTGAAAAGACGGCTGCGGTCCGCATACGCGAGCGCATCCCCGGACAGTGGAAGCTGCTCTCGGCCAGTGCGGAAGGCCGGCGCGAGGATGCCGGAACGCTGGTGTTTGATCTGGACGTTCCGAAGAAGGACAACCTGACACTCACCTACAAGGTGCAGGTGGAACTGAAATAG